In Dysidea avara chromosome 3, odDysAvar1.4, whole genome shotgun sequence, a single window of DNA contains:
- the LOC136249538 gene encoding uncharacterized protein produces MAETDADVHSEGDEQRCYGEESAGNLCETEEVHYEILTMLARGNVINYIVPSFPIFNTDIVEVKLQWEEICEDGSSKLHVFDGFTRYCENLDHPLPAAMCIEQRYVCAFMIEATEFSRSVDITPYKFYNGHEVFVLWKWTWLDDTVTSDSDPSLSPCLSPTADISSNTEEDNSVPEITHSVVFKCIGVHKDMEYQDTLALASRNKNDGKTVSVKLKPEPDNPHDTNAVAFMCQADEGAEWKRIGYVVREAASEVLGVINAKKIINVRFRWIKFLPYFKNRGWYAGIIITRNGEWSRQVLRSRATDYD; encoded by the exons ATGGCGGAAACTGATGCTGACGTCCACTCAGAAGGCGATGAACAACGATGCTATGGTGAAGAGTCTGCTGGTAACCTTTGTGAAACTGAAGAAGTGCACTATGAAATTTTAACGATGTTGGCCAGAGGCAATGTCATTAATTATATCGTCCCAAGCTTCCCGATTTTTAACACAGATATCGTCGAAGTGAAGTTGCAATGGGAGGAAATATGCGAGGATGGTAGCAGCAAGCTCCACGTTTTTGATGGGTTCACTAGATATTGTGAGAATTTGGACCACCCTCTTCCAGCTGCAATGTGCATAGAGCAGCGCTACGTCTGTGCATTTATGATTGAA GCAACTGAGTTCAGTAGATCTGTTGATATCACCCCATATAAGTTTTATAATGGCCACGAAGTCTTTGTGTTGTGGAAGTGGACTTGGTTGGATGACACTGTCACGTCAGATTCAGATCCATCACTTTCGCCATGCTTGAGCCCCACTGCTGATATTTCATCAAATACAGAGGAAGACAATAGTGTTCCAGAGATAACTCACAGTGTTGTTTTTAAGTGCATTGGTGTGCACAAAGATAtggaatatcaagacacactagCTCTAGCCAGCAGAAATAAAAATGACGGAAAAACAGTCTCAGTGAAGTTAAAACCAGAGCCAGATAACCCACATGACACCAATGCCGTAGCATTTATGTGCCAAGCAGATGAAGGTGCAGAATGGAAAAGGATCGGCTATGTGGTTCGAGAAGCAGCATCTGAAGTGCTAGGTGTAATAAATGCCAAAAAAATTATCAACGTGAGATTCAGATGGATTAAGTTTTTACCATACTTCAAGAACAGAGGTTGGTATGCTGGAATAATAATCACAAGGAATGGTGAATGGTCCCGGCAAGTTCTTCGAAGTCGTGCAACTGATTATGATTga
- the LOC136248351 gene encoding uncharacterized protein — MKALVNVPAVAERSLQYDFASSEITLDAQIQLNVLDEAAKSNPGAWWWLKADGCDINKGLKETTKLQWSGDVDLGDGALQKQYQSYKLRLQKVNELSASAADGLRAVLSSVSEDLEFIQTELVKSNNEYTEKLQLCKQNEKEMMSLAWKVKELNELNEIGRNLFRTINVLITEICKQDALPEENIPRQLAVSKQKLVNFIKGVTRHRRTAATHILVFMISTEDRRKKPYALPIQCLPYKGIGDGMVRELANRIICEMVKRKMHVAGFTTDGEWNSLRAKGYSRPLSIFQIRAEARSKFSRMGLKRMLAMITPQWKNGTLTAMLPYEAVSPVLIAEIQKWYSNGAEEDDVIERLRLRTVPPGYKIHNWIEGKDETKAEKLRSILAQLEYTHSVNLLHSKGVLFKDHLYVPEVHPITGEEFCEREDEGHIFKRIGTSLRQGGPCNLQLERFEEALYDTTAGLTYCALSGVRKQSVEDVERLFGLPLIEWMEKKGYSNEAMYLRVVRNWRRACDE, encoded by the exons ATGAAG GCCTTAGTTAATGTTCCTGCAGTAGCAGAAAGGTCCCTGCAGTATGATTTTGCATCTAGTGAAATCACTCTGGATGCTCAGATACAG CTAAATGTGCTCGATGAAGCAGCCAAGTCCAATCCAGGAGCATGGTGGTGGTTGAAAGCTGATGGTTGCGACATTAATAAAGGACTGAAGGAAACCACTAAGTTACAATGGAGTGGGGATGTAGACTTGGGTGATGGGGCTCTACAAAAGCAGTATCAATCATACAAGTTGCGTTTACAGAAGGTGAACGAACTATCTGCTAGTGCAGCAGACGGCTTGAGAGCAGTGTTGAGCAGTGTAAGTGAAGATTTAGAATTTATTCAGACAG AACTAGTAAAATCTAATAACGAGTACACAGAGAAACTCCAGTTATGTAAGCAGAATGAAAAGGAGATGATGTCTTTAGCTTGGAAGGTCAAGGAGTTAAATGAACTCAATGAGATTGGAAGAAATCTTTTTCGCACCATCAATGTCTTGATCACTGAGATTTGCAAGCAAGATGCACTTCCAGAGGAGAACATCCCGAGACAGTTAGCTGTGTCCAAACAGAAGCTGGTTAACTTCATTAAAGGTGTTACGCGACATCGACGCACTGCTGCTACTCACATACTGGTTTTTATGATCAGCACTGAAGATAGGCGGAAAAAACCATATGCACTGCCCATTCAGTGTCTGCCATACAAGGGAATAGGTGATGGAATGGTGCGTGAGCTTGCAAACAGAATAATTTGTGAAATGGTCAAGCGAAAGATGCACGTTGCAG GATTCACAACAGACGGTGAATGGAACTCCTTACGTGCAAAGGGGTATTCAAGACCCCTTTCTATCTTTCAAATCCGTGCTGAAGCAAGGTCTAAGTTCAGTCGGATGGGTCTGAAGAGAATGCTTGCAATGATTACACCCCAGT GGAAGAATGGGACTCTTACTGCAATGCTACCTTATGAAGCAGTATCTCCAGTGCTCATAGCTGAAATTCAGAAGTGGTATTCAAATGGGGCTGAAGAGGATGATGTAATTGAAAGATTAAGACTGCGTACAGTGCCACCAGGTTACAAGATACACAATTGGATAGAAG GAAAAGATGAAactaaagctgaaaagctgcgTTCCATATTGGCCCAATTGGAATATACACACTCTGTCAATCTCCTTCATTCTAAAGGGGTCCTTTTTAAGGATCACCTGTACGTGCCAGAGGTTCATCCTATCACAGGGGAGGAATTCTGTGAGCGAGAGGATGAAGGACACATCTTTAAA CGAATCGGCACCAGTCTCAGACAGGGTGGACCATGTAACCTTCAATTGGAGCGCTTTGAAGAAGCACTTTATGACACAACAGCTGGGCTCACTTATTGTGCACTCTCTGGTGTTCGAAAACAGAGTGTGGAAGATGTAGAGAGGTTATTTGGTCTTCCTCTAATAGAGTGGATGGAAAAGAAAGGGTACAGTAATGAGGCTATGTATCTCAGAGTTGTTCGTAACTGGAGACGTGCTTGCGATGAATGA
- the LOC136248352 gene encoding uncharacterized protein gives MPRMVAERQRRPGSLVQHGTITRNIFRLNPRRETFSSRIGVETQVLLIFSKTTKCTMNRVTYEMEIQGALHRGMRNLYKHLNYLFPYCTTHFINIILFRLNERANVALWLYALWITYLLNGCPNKCKSGKIASWL, from the exons ATGCCTAGAATGGTTGCGGAGCGGCAAA GAAGGCCAGGCTCGTTGGTTCAGCATGGAACAATT ACAAGAAACATTTTCCGATTAAATCCTAGACGCGAAACATTTTCCTCTAGAATTG GTGTGGAAACACAAGTGCTACTAATATTTAGCAAGACCACAAAGTGCACTATGAATAG AGTGACATATGAAATGGAGATACAAGGAGCGCTTCACAGGGGAATGAGAAACTTGTATAAACATTTGAATTATTTGTTTCCATATTGTACAACTCATTTCAttaacattattttgtttaGATTAAACGAAAGGGCTAATGTGGCTCTTTGGTTATACGCCCTTTGGATTACTTACCTCCTTAATGGGTGTCCCAACAAATGCAAGTCAGGGAAAATAGCAAGTTGGTTGTGA